A region from the Candidatus Bathyarchaeota archaeon genome encodes:
- the albA gene encoding DNA-binding protein Alba, with the protein MEGLRTDKEGDLVVVGEKPVRNYVVACITLFNAGASTVRVRARGKHISRAVDTVELLKRVFIKDLRVEEIKIGTDELVNEEGKDVGVSTIEITLTKPEMSQTVNRALTHATRLLGRRRW; encoded by the coding sequence ATGGAAGGGTTGCGAACTGATAAAGAAGGAGATCTGGTGGTGGTTGGAGAGAAGCCGGTCAGAAATTACGTGGTTGCATGCATAACCCTTTTCAACGCTGGAGCATCGACCGTCCGCGTCAGGGCTAGGGGAAAGCACATCAGCAGAGCTGTAGATACCGTTGAGCTGTTAAAAAGGGTCTTCATAAAGGATCTGAGGGTCGAGGAGATAAAGATAGGAACCGATGAGCTTGTGAACGAGGAGGGGAAGGACGTCGGGGTCTCCACAATAGAGATAACCTTAACCAAACCGGAAATGTCTCAAACCGTTAACCGAGCTTTAACTCATGCAACGAGGCTTTTAGGCAGGAGAAGGTGGTGA